The Porites lutea chromosome 9, jaPorLute2.1, whole genome shotgun sequence sequence TCATTTCACCACGCTTTTCCTTTTAAGGCAAATCGTGAGGCTCTACTTTGTATTTCAGTTTCTAAGGACTGAATGTCCTGAAGACCGCAGGGGACATTCATCTATGAATATCTAAATTGATAAGCCAAAAATTTGCTTGTGCTAGATCTTTTAAAACGCTTACATCTCTGTCGTTTTATAAGCCCCCCCGCCTCTCCAGTGTAGGCCCATCTACATGTAAGAAAATAGCATaaaaatacatccgattataagcGCCCTGGATATAAGCCTCCCTCCCTTCTAGATTGTATTGAAACGAATTCGATTTACTATGaagttttgaaattcaaaaaaaaaaaaaaaaaaaaaaaaccagttataaaaaaacagtaaaaattaaGGACGCATTTTGATCAGCATTGCTGTAGCTTGTTTCGAAGCATTTTTTTGTATAAGCCCAAGGCTCGTGAACAGCAGGTACAGTTATACGAGAAATTCATCGCACTTACTTGTGCAGTTTGGCCATGGTAGCTTTGAATGGTAAGGACCAGGTGGGAACATGAGCCACTTTCCTCCAGAGCAGAAATAAAGAAGGGGAGGAGTGAACTCAAAGTCATAGCCTGGTTTACATTGAACTTGGCAAGTCGGGTCCGATCCAATGTAGCTGCACAGCAAAGTGCCATTCGTTGGTGGAGGGTACACAGTGCAGCTTCCTGCAAAATAAATAGATGGTAAGACAAGCAAGTTAAAGAAGTCTcaaaaactttacaaagaaaacTGGGAACGCAATGTATTATTTACACGAGCAGTCGccttttttattgtgaaaaaaaatgcgttttttcAATGACGTGTCAGTCGCGCGCGGTCTCTCAAAGGAACTCAGgtatacattgtttttttttttacactaaaacaacttttttttttgtaaataagcTGAGATTAACCAAATATAATTATAAGAACAGAATAAGAATATTCCTAGGTAGAGAGAGTCAGTTATAAACGTCTTGTATTTTgctcatttgttttttttttttttgcgagtaGCATAAGTAAaggtaaaacaaataaattaaaattgatctaaaattgattattcttgtattattgCATGATACACTGGAGAAAAACTTAGTTTGTAGTCGAACTTAATCAGTACACTTAAACGTCAAAACCttcaaaaataaaacttcaTAAAAGGAAACTGAGTTCAATTCTTTAAAAGTTCTTATTAATTATATAACAGCCGTTCCAAAATGAAATAAGAACATGATCAGGGCGTTATAATCGCAGAAaagataaatgaataaataagaaAGTTCAGCCCAAAAATTAGACTTTCTTATAACAGAGAATGTGTGGTGAAGGGCAATGCAGTTTGCCTGGCGCTGCTACAAAATGACTCAATGAAATAATTTTGtgcttgaattccatttttcatGACTCTTTTACGGTAGTTCTTGACGAAAAATATCGTACCTGCATTTAAAAGAGCAAACTGATCAACCACcacaaagaaaacagcaaaaatgatcagAGTGGCCTTCATAGTTGTGATCGTTAGTTAGGCTGCGCTCGACAAGTGTTTGTATCCTGACGAATCGTTTTAACTGTTTTGGTGTACACTGTACTTACTAATATGGCTCAAACAATCTTGCTTTTGACAGTTTGGTATGTCAGAATCTAAATGGGAAATTATGTCGTAACTTAAGCTAACTTAAACGCTAATGGTATTTATGCagctgttttctttaaattttgctGGAATCATGATAGATTAATCCTTTAACTTAAAGAATCCGCTCTATAATGTTAAAGAATTCATCTTTTTAACTCGGCGAAATGGCGATTTTAGTCACTCTGCTGCGCCAAAATCGCCCGTTTTCTCTATTATTATCCCGCTTTCTTGGCAAATTCATGCCTTATTAGCCCATCTCAATGGCTCATTGATATGCGTAAATGTCCGACCATTTCTCCCGATGACTACTAATTAGAAACAATAAACGTGTTGCTTCACTTAGTCCTAAGGAGTGCTTAATGAAAATACATGCTAAGGGAAATACAATTTGACCGAATGATATATATGGAGCGACAGATCTAATCCATAATGGCGTCAGGAAATCGCCGTCTTGGGGTTGAGACCTACCCCGAGTAAGCGTTTTACTGACCAGATTTCTCATACGGATGTGTAAATCACTATCAGTTGATTAAATAATAAAGGACAGTAGCAGCTGTGAGGTTCACGCGATAAGACAGTTAACAACCAAAAACCATTGTCCTGAgcatgttttaattttttattattttttattattttattatttttaaaataacatttatttggttacaacacttcttatgacaatacttacatttacatggaGTTTTGGAGAGACATCCTAAGCTGGCGCCTCTCATCTCTCAGGGCCGCCTTGTAAAACTAACTTCGCGCGCTCGAAGAGAAGCAGCGACAAGTCGATCTTTGTTGCATTAAAGACAATTTCTCTAGACTTCTCAATCCGTCATGACAACAATAAGGCAGTCCAGAACCACTAGATCGTGAACGTAAATAGGGTAAACTTTCTGTCAATTTTATAAATTTCGCTGAGAATGTGAGTCACTTATTGGAAAACGAACGTGTAACGTAAAAGTAGCCTAATTTTACTCAAAACACACAGTGATTGCTTGGTCGATACAATGGTCAGCTTTCCGCTTCGTGAGCTGAATGTCCAAATTCGAAACCTCACTTTTGAGACTTCCCATattgatataataaaaataaaaataaaaactgggTACAGTTTTATCGTTGAGCTGCATTTGTTAATAAAAGAGCATAATCCTGTAAAAGAGAAATCAaactttacaatttttttttgcgtaaaGCAAACGTTTTTCGTTTACAGGAGCAAGGTTTTACGACTTTGCCAGTTTTTTCTTTACGTTTTCCTTTCCCGCCAAATTTAATAACAAGTTTTTCTGCAAGACAAATGGTTCACTCGCCCAATATCTTAAATTTATTTGAAATGCTAATTAACTTTACAAGTCCCAATTCGCTGAAGTGTATGTGGTAATCAACCCTTGTTCTTGCGGAGTACATAGGCAAGTGCAGTAAGAAAATCCAATCagaaattattattcaaatcaGAACGTTGCTCCGCGCCACATTCAAAACTAGATGGCTTCGGTTGAGAAAGCTGACGAAAGTTGCTCACGAAAGAGAAACAAGACGATCTCACATAAACCGACTATCCCTCTTTCTCAGCTTCACTACAAGAAAGCTAAGTGAGGAAACATTCTGGGATGTTATTAAAAACCAGCGCCTGAGGTAAATTACTTGTTAAAGTTATCGTCAATTCGGTTGACATTTGTATTCCGTCAAGTCCAACTTCAAATTAAGTTATTTCGTTGTCGAATGTCCTTTTTTTGACGTTCATTCATTTGTTCTCAGTGGAGAAATAGCGAGTAGAAATGTAAGCAAATGCTCAAGCAAaattagtccatgattttgaaAGCCCTGCGTTACAAGGTCGCACACGTGGCTACCTCAATGTCCAGAATAAGGGGCCCAGCTAATTACGTCTTTGTTTTCCTCCTAATATAAATTGGTTACTAAGAAAGGAATttgattcatttttttctcggtGTACTATACAACAGCGAGATTTTGACTGAGTTAATATCATAAAATGAGGCCACCGCacctttaaaataataaagatcGACCTTAGCTATTACGAAAAGTCTGGACGTAAATGAGATGTTTTCGTGAATTTCTATTGATTTAAAAAGCAGTTTGtatttaaaagaataaataaaaagtaccaTATACTTAAACTGAAGTGTTGAAGATGGTAGATGTAAGAGGCCGTGGCTGTCGAAGTGTTAATAGGGCATCGCAATTTCGAACAACCTTTttgtaaaacaataaaaaattccagcaggcaaatgcgacagcCATACGCGTATGCTTCAAATGAATCCACCTAAAGTGATTATAAAAAGTTAAGAATTAACCCATTTACAATTTAATTATTAGATTGATGTTGAATCCAAGAGTGACTTAATTGCGATATAGTAGTAAATTAttgatcttttttctttccattattCTCTATCGGCCAGATTTCGGATAAATTTCTGTGAAACAAACAACTAACAATATTTGCAATCAAACGTTGATTCACACTCATGTGATATAAGAGAGACACACGCGACCTCTGGCGCGACCTCTCGCGTGAAATTTCGCGTGAATACATTGCGGCAGAGCATGTATGGTTACTATGATATTGAACATTGCAAATTAATGATACTTATTAGGAATGGAAAAGATTGGCAGAGTTCGTCATCAGAGCCGCATTTCGTATGATAACATGAACTACATCACGCGCGACCTATCGCGTGATCTCTCGCGTAAATAGATGTGAGAGAGTCTGTATGGTAACCAAGATGTTTGACATCGGTATCATTTAAAAGAGTCGCAGCAATCGTCAATAAAGCCCTGTTTGCAAACCTTATTCAGTTTAAAGCCGCTGGCTTTTCAAAGTTGTAACTGGATTTAAGAATAAAGTATTTCCGTATTTTTTCTCAGTCTCTCTTAACTCTTTACATAGCTCTCTGACAGTTAATTGAGCCGTGTTTTCCTACTATTAACTCAGCTTCTTATCTTTTCAATTTTCAGCCGTCAGACCAGACCATGTTCCTCAGGCACACCTCCAGATTAGACCATGAAACCAGTCTATCAGACCACCACACCAGACAATCAGATCACAACCCAGATCAGACCACCACATCCGAATACCACACCGGACCATCGTCACGACCCGACCACCAAATCAGACCATCAGATCACAACACCACCGCTTATCCAGACCACCAGTTCAGATTACCCCACCAGACTACAGGATACCATCCTTGACGACTCAGCTTCCAATCGGCACAGCATACCCAGCCTCTTGAAATGATACAGGTCAGGTGCATTCTTTAGGGGTTGGGTCGAGGGTGGTATATAGAGCTCTGGATGAACCTTGCAAAGCACACTTTCCACACACGTTCGGCCTGAAGTTTTCGGATTATTTTTCGGCTTAAGTTAATTGTAGTTAGATTAGTTAGCGGGTTCCCCGGGCTGGTAAGggcctccccttccctttctCCTAAGATGGGTTCGTTTGCAGGTGTTCGGTCAGCAATAAGACTTCGGCATTTAGGAATAGGTTCGGCTTTTTGAACTCGGCCCGGCTTCTACGAAACGGTTCGGCTGCATCTTCTTGCGCCTTTTTCAGGTGGACTTCGTCACACCGCTGTCtttttcgtcgtcgtcgtcttcaCTACAACCTCCCGCTTAGTTGCGCCAAATTTAAATTGATCAATCACACTTCACTTGATAGTCTATGCGCTGGTCAAGTGAAGCTTTCATCCGCAAGGTTCAACCAGACAGTGATTATTCTAAGACATAACTTAGTAAACTAGAGACTTCAGGTCATTAAGCTTCAGTGAGAGGACCTCATTTGGTCACTGCTTACAAGCTCAGTGGTCTCTCTGGTTGCAGGTAGATAGTTAGTATAGCCTCGCAAAATCGGGTCTGCTCCTACAATTTTGGCTTTTGATGTTAAACAGAGCAAGTGTGAAGTGAAAATGTTTTTATGCGCTTTTGCAGACTCGAACTTGTGATGGTAGATTAGTTAACAGGTTTGGTCGTACAACAAAGGTAACCTGCGACCAGGCGTTTCTTCCCGCGAAGATTCAACACCTCGTTGAAGGTTACTAGGGCAACATGGGACAATCCACACACTATAGGCTAGATCGTTTACAAACTGAAAGCGTAGGAAGTCTTCGAGACTAATCTACGACGCAGTTTCATCGCTGGAGGAGCTCGAACAAGATATTATCCTGCGAAGTAATCACAAGAATGCTATTGGACCGAATATTTCGGGGACACACTTATGGAGGCCCACCATACCTTGATATGCGTGCCCCTGAATGGCATTCAGGTGAAAACCTCGCTGGTTATAGATAGTCCTCCAGTAAGCAGCAGGAGAGGATACTCTAATTATGGCATCGTTGACACTAAGACGATTTGATTTGTCTTCCTGTTAATTTTGCCTTGCTGGAGGGGTTTCTTCTTAGGAAGCCCTGCATTGCACAACGCAGGCACAAATCGTCTACAAATGGTAGGCGTACGTAGTCTTCACGTCGACAGTTCGTGGTTATTGGTTTCTTCGTCCTCCAGACGTCGCAAGCATTGTTCTACCTCCAACAGCTCTTGAAGTACGTCATGACTGGGACCACATCCTATGCAGCACATTGTTTCTTCAACGTATTTCTGAATCTTGTAACAAAATGTTGGATATGAGaataaaatgcattttattACACTGTTTCATATTGTATTGTGCGTCCAGTGCTACATGAAGGGAAGAGGCCGGCCGAAGAAAGAAGAGCAAAGAACTTGGAGAGCCTTAGAAAGATAGTCTAGTTACCTAAAGTAGGCAACTTAGCTTCCTTTGCAGCCATGGACGGAGAAGAATGACATCGGACCAAAGTGaacgatgacgatgataaagaccacgataatgatgatgatcgtTTACACTAAGACGTCATTTTGCTTctaaaaaaacagaagcagACGACATCGTAGTGTAATCGACTTCATGATTAGGAAGGCGAGGTAAAGTCAGAGGAGACAGCATAGAGTAATAACTTTAAAGAGCTGTCTTGATTAACGTTGAGAATTTCCCCCTCTTTCCATGTTggaatgaatttgaaaaatttttaaacgaATCTAacaatttttctcaaaattgagCAATTTGACAAGGtaaatttgaaacttttcctCCCAGAAGTTAATTTCATCTTATCTCGGATCCCATGTTCGCcagttgttgttgatgttaCATAGTACAATGTTAGTTGAGACAGCTACTAAAAATTATCCATTCTAATTTTAATCGGCCGGCCGGACTTCATCTTTGGAGCAACTCCAAGTCATctgcaacaacagcaacaacaacctCGTGGACTATACATATCCCACGCTTTGGTCTATTGGATTGTGGTAATAGTGTCCTTAGTCCTTTGGTGGAGGAACATGACGACAGAGTGCAGCAGCCCATATAAGGTAGGGCTGATCAATGTTGGTACAAAGTTTGTACAAAGCAGACtcgtttggtctgaaatagcgCACGGCAGATTGAATTTTAGCGGCACTGTTATTCTTGTAAGAAGGTTCGTAGCTAGTGCAAACCTTGCACCGCATCAATCAGCCCAAGTAATAATTCAGCGTGGCACAAGGTatgtggatttttttctttgttaggcGATTAGATTTTCGGTTCGGTCCATTCCTCTTTTTTCCGGTTTTCGATTCGACTTGTGATCTGATTTCGGATTCGGCTTCGAAAAATGTGAAGGCTTGGTATCGACCATGTTTCGATAGCAAGCCGCCAATATCCCTGCGTATCGTCTGGGGGACCCTGGTGTGTTTCATTCGAGGTGTCAAGGTTTATGGACACATGTCACACTCCTCGGTCTAGCGAACCCGGATGCCAAATTCTTGTAGGAGCGCGCcccatattttaatttttgtaaacgGCTAactcaattcaataaaaacactTCATCTCATGCGTTGTCTGTgtgatttttttaatacttaaTTAAGAGTAATAAGTTATAAGTACTAATGATGATTTGATTTGCAGGTATCTTACAAAATACTTGTTGTAATCagacaaatgaaaataaaacaaacaaaaaacacactgAGTTGTGAGTTTGGTGTCTTTTACTCGATTACGCGCGTTGAGTATAGAGTAATTAGTTATAAGTACTAATGATGATTTGATTTGCAGGTATCTTACAAAATACTTGTTGTAATCagacaaatgaaaataaaacaaacaaaaaacacactgAGTTGTGAGTTTCGTGTCTTTTACTCGATTACGCGCGTTGACTATAGAGTAATTAGTTATAAGTATTAATGATGATTTGATTTGCAGGTATCTTACAAAATACTTGCTGTAATAAGACtaacgaaaataaaacaaaccaaaaaacatTGAGTTGTTAGTGTGGTGTCTTTTACACAATTACGCGCGTTGACTGGCATTATGTCAACATCAGTGCGTTTTACTGCAAACACACAAATaactaatttttcatttcaggtACTGAGTACGTCgaaaatcattatttttcaattttttggactCTACCTCCATTTTTTTCTTGAGTGAATGGAAACACATCTTTTTGTGCGCGCCCTTCCAAGATCGCACGAGCTTTTCCCCCTGCTATTGGACTACTTTTGTGGATGCGTTCTTGAAGAAACGCATGGCAGCACCAATGTAACTTGGAAGTCGGAAGGGAGTGCTAAATGCGGGGAAGAAATTTGTAATTGAGTTGTACGTAATAAAaagttgatgaaaaataaagtttaaaaacaaaatagaaattcATCAGCttgttttttctcctttacaCTAGtactaaataatttaaataagatTTTTGTTGTAAACGGAGTTGCTTTTcagcaataaacaaaaaaggtttgaCCAACACAATGTCGCGTCATCAGTGTATTTTTCTGTTAAAGCGataataagtaaataagtaatttaacaagttttatttcaggaACTTCGGACGTCGTatttttaaacgtttttttcGCTTGAACATCGCCTCCTCGAAGACGTCCGTTTTGGGCGCGCCCTCTCAAGACGGAGCAGCCAAACTGATTGTTTGGCGTATGCTCTCAAGAAGTTCGTTTTGGATGTACTTCTGGCAGCGTTCCTGAAGAAAACGCATAGTGAGACTGGTTACTACTGAAAAACGACCGCAAGTTCTAAAGGTAACacactgtttctttttttcagttgttttaacTTTTAGATCATCTTTCTGTGTTTCAGATGTAGTGCGTGAAGTGAGCTTTTTCCAGCGTCTAAGAGGCAAGGAAGAATGAAACGGACCACGAGAACACTTAATCTGATTCTGCTGTTACAGGCACTCATCCTCAGATGATACTAAAACTTATTCATTAATTCAGAATTtagtgggattcaaacccacgaTCTCAGTTTGTTTGGTTATTGGTAATCATAATCTACCTAAGAGTGCAATTTTCAATACATAGGATTCCAAATAATGCACTGAATATCTGTTTCATGATAGCTGACAGAAATTGATTGGTTGTCAGCAGTCAATTCCAAGGCCTTTTAAAGGAAATGGAGTTTGTAATCGGCGTTCAACTACTCGACAAAGCCAGTGTtttgataataatgattatgTTTTCAAGAAGCATTTCATCTAGGTCAGAGAAGTCCAGCGGTGTTATGGCAGTTCTGAACTCTCATCTTCAGCGATCTGTAACCTGTAAGTATCAAAATATAGGAAGTCTTCTCCTTGCAGAGGATAAACATTCTAAGCCAAAGAGTTCTTGGTTTCGTTTAAGGAATTGGAAAGAGAGTTAAAGTCAGTTGTGCTTCGGCTGCACCAAAAGTCATATATAGGTAAACGGCTGTTccactgggattccaacccgtGAAAACTGCTTCATTAGTAAGCAAATCGATATGAAATATAACTAATATTCAAACGCTATCTTGGAGGAGGCTGTAGAGTTTGAAGTTTATGTTCAACTGTCATGGTGCAACGTTTGCTTTGATAATCTGTGTTTGGAAGCTTTTCATTTAGGTCTGTGTAACTCCAAGCCACAGTCAATACAGCCACGTATTAACCAGCCCAGTGACATAGCGGAACACGTGACCCTACCTACAAGATCTAAGGTAAGAACCAGAAAGGTTAAAAATGTTCACCCAAAATATTCTGGAACGGCCGAAAAAGACTTTGATCAGTATTTCAAGCCATGAATTTAAATTCCAATGATCATCCTATTGATCTGTACAAAGATGAAAGTAGTGctttaataatatttaatggAAAGATACAAATACAAGAAGTCATGTGTTAAGCGGTTAGGATAGCGGTTAGGATACTGAACAGATCTAAACTACAAGGAGGAACGAACATATAGCGATAAAAAGGGATTAATATCAGCATTAAGTTGTAATAACTAAGGGGGAAAGTGTTGCTTTGTTTCTGAATCCATGTTCTTGAGAAACCTTGCATTTAGGTCCGAAAAGTCTTGATGACAGCGAACAGATAATACAACCCAGAGGTATCAGGAGTCTCTTCAGATGATACATGGTGATTTGAACAAACCCGCCCGGCAGACCAAAGGtaagtacagaaaaaaaaaaaaaaaaaacactttgcaAACACGTTCGAAAAATGTGACCAGAAGAAAACGGATCAACAAGAAAGCTTATGGCCTTTGCTCAAATTTTGGAACTAGGTACTAAAACTAAAAGTTGTACAGAATGAGGCTCTTTTGGAATTAGAACCTGTAGCCTTTGTTTAGCT is a genomic window containing:
- the LOC140948284 gene encoding uncharacterized protein, whose product is MKATLIIFAVFFVVVDQFALLNAGSCTVYPPPTNGTLLCSYIGSDPTCQVQCKPGYDFEFTPPLLYFCSGGKWLMFPPGPYHSKLPWPNCTKKID